TTCGGTGGTACAAAACGTCCTGGTCTACCGGGTTTGGGCAGCAACAACGCTTCTTCCGGCATTTGTCTACCCAAGCCGACTACGCCACCACCACTCAGACCAGCAGCTGATCGTCAATGGACAGATATTGACAGGCACGCTCGAAGAACTGACATGGGACTACTGGATGAAGGAACATGTCTCTCATCACAAGGCTTCTTCTACTGCCTCCACAGACCATTCTGTTTTGCACCACTGTGAGACTAGCCTACTTCTAGTCTctgtcacaagacttcttctaagTGCAACATGGTCTACTACTTCTATCGACAACACTAGGGGGCTGTTCTACTTCACATACCACCATATTTCTTGGCTAAAGACTCAGAGTTGCTTTGCTATTCCTCAGCTGATATGCAAGAGCTCGCTAGGAGGGTTTTTATAGGCCAAACATGTTGTTCATGGACTGGGTTCATGAAGAGTGGAGCCGATAGTTCCTGCTGATCAGTACAGGCCTACTTACTGCACTATAGGGTACAGTGCATCCCACTACACCTTTACAGTGCATCATGATAGTGCGCGTGAAGCTATAGTACACTCGGGCGACATATTCGGAGCATATACTACTCCCGCGTCAGCTTGCATTTACTCTTCACAAGCACTGAACATTGCCTCACCTACTTTCTGACAAGTAGCCTTGCAATAATTACTTCTCTATCCGTGAGTATATTCTTTTAAGATCCTAGTGTCAGCTACTTACGTACTAGGCCACAGGCTtaggggctgcgggatacatatccTCAGAGGaatgttttttattctttttaaAGAATTTGCTAgaaaagaccctccaactctttgtccCAAACATCAAGAGGTTCGAGGGCTACTACTCAGTGAACTGCACTTTTTCAGGAAAGTGCACATCACCTAGAGTTTTCAAGAGTACTCCACGGTTTCTCTACAGAAAGTACTCGGaacaatacttgtttttactcgGCACTGACCTAGAGGAACAAGAAGACTTTCAAGTTCAACCGTGAAacactcgggggcttgtcgatgtagGACTCTATTCGCTATTGGGTCGACTTCTGCAGCGGGCCCATGGCTGGGCCACGGTCCTGCTTGAAGGACATGAAGCAAGGTGGCGTGGACTTCAAGCCATCAAGGACCGACCTCGACGGCTTACTAGGAAAGCTAGATTTTGTAATAGAATAAGGACTCTCCAAAttataaccgactaggactagaaCAACCGCCCTGCCCTCTGTCCTGTATAAAGAGACGTAGGCGGTATCCCTTGTACACACAATCATACAAAGCAAATCCAAAGCAAAGGCTCACGCCGACTGGACGCAAAGGCTTTTACTCGATTCCGagggcccgaaccaatataaaatCGCTGTATCTTGTGTTACCGTCGAGTTCCTGAGTTCGTCGAAGCCCACCGAATATCGTCCCGGGTATCCCCGTGATGAGTTGCCAGTCATTAAACACAGACAGTGACTAAGTCAAACCAGAAGATAGGGGTATCTCTGATCCTAGATCTTGTGTGTCCTTTTTATCAAGGCGAGCCGAGCGTATCAGCGTATCAGGTTTGTTGTCTCCGATCCTGTGACGGTTCAGGAGAATAGGGGAGACAACAAACCACTAGTGTCTGAAGTTGTGCATCCGAAGTTCGTAACGAAATGTTCTGACTAGATTCACAGTTCCAGAACTGCACTTTGCCAGTGGCATTCATCTCTGAATCCGAACATGGATCGTGCAAATTCAGAGTCAATTTTGACCCTTCCCTACAGCTGACCCTGCCATTTTTAGCAAAGATGTCTGAAATCTGAAATCTGCAGAAACACACTTAACAAATGACTCGATTATTCTGTATTTAACACTCATACACAACAGCGGGGATTATTACCTATATTCCCCTCATAAACACAAGACCAATACATGTAGGAATCACACAAGTAGTAATTCACTATAAGGGCATTGATCGCTTGATATCAGCCGTCAATGCCAGCTCCGCTAGACCGTAGATGACTCGTGCAATTGCATTCATCAGCACTTTCTAGACTGAAGCAACTATATTATGGGGATTATTTCCTATATTCCCCTTATGAACACACCGACCAAACCAACAAATCTGTAGTAGTATAATTGGTATCAACTGCTTCGCATCAGCGTTCAATGTCGGCTCCCTCGGACTTTGGGGATGTAGGCTTGGCAACAGAGTAGCCGCCTCGGACGTCATCGCCGCAGGAGAAGGCGATCTCCTGCAGCTTCATGGACGCGCTGGAGCTGAACACCAGCAGTGGTTTCTTGCGCGGCACGGGCGCTGGCTCGGCCTCACGGTTCAGGATCTGCACCACCCGCCTCATCGCAGGACGCTCCTCACAATTGGGATTGGCGCAGCTCAGCCCCacgagcagcagccgcagcaTCTCGTCCTTGTCGAACTCGCCGGCCAGCCGTGCGTCCGCGGCCTCGATGAGCCGGTCCTCGCCGTGGAGGCGCCACACCCAGTCCACCAGGTTCACGTTCTTGCCCCCACCCCCGCCCGCGCCGCACTCGTCCTTGTCGATGGGCCGCCTCCCGCAGCACACCTCGAGGAGCACGACGCCGTAGCTGAACACGTCGGTCTGCTCGGTGGCCTTGCCGGACTGAAGGTACTCCGGCGCGAGGTAGCCCATGGTCCCCGCGGTGAGCGTGGACACGGGGCTCTTGTTGTGGTCCATGAGCCTGGCCAGCCCGAAGTCACCGAGGCGCGGGCTCAGGTTGCCGTCAAGCAGGATGTTGCTGGTCTTGATGTCCCGGTGGATGACGCGCTGCTCGCACTCCTGGTGGAGGTACGACAGCACCGACGCGATGCCGGCGGCGACCGTGTATCTCTGCAGCCACGACAACGTGCAGGGCTCGCCGTAGAGGGCCTTGTCCAGGCTGCCGTTGGGCATGTACTCGTACACCAGCAGCAGCTCGCCTTTCTCGTCGCACCACCCCTCGAGCAGGACAAGGTTCTTGTGCCGGAGGCAGGCGATGACGGACAGCTCGGCGACGAACTCGCTCCGGCCTTGGTGCGCCTTCGTCGACCGCTTAACGGCGTAGGTGGTGGCGGCAGGGCCTGGCATGGCGGCCTTGTACACAGTCCCAAACGCGCCCTTGCCGAGGACTCTGCTCGTGTGGAACCCTCTGGTGGCGGCGCTCAGCTCCTTGTAGCTGAACTTCCTCGGGCCCTTAAGCAGCTCGGGAGAGAAAGCGGCGTCGTTCCGGGAGGTGAGTTCTATGTGCTTCTTGATGGAGACCCAGGCGAAGAACACGAAGGAGACGGCGAGCGCAACGGGGCCGAGGATTCCGAGCGCGAGCCCGACCCTCTTGTGGCTGTTGGGGGTGTTGGACGCTGGCGCGGCCTGCTCCGACGAGTTGCTGGTGGCATTGGATTCAAAGGAGGAGTTGGCCGTGGGCGGGAAGCCGAACGTCTGGAAGGTCCACTCTTTGATGGTGTGCTGCTGCGTGCTCCCCTCCGTGGACGCCGAGAAGCCGACGTACATGGCCTCCTTGAGGTACGGCGAGAGGTCCACGGCGACGGAGAGGACCGGCCGCTTCGGCTTGGCGTTCGCGGCGTAGCTCAGGAACACCTCCAGGCGGCGGTCCGCGCTGCGGTAGTCGATCCACGCCGTCGTGAGGTTGCCGCTCTTGAGGTCGATCCCGGATGCGGCGAGGTCGACCGTGGCGACGGACAGCGGCGAGCCGAGGTCCAGGCCGACGTGGTTGTCGCTGGGGTCGGCGAACTCCAGGTTTGCCATGGTGTCGAACTCGACGGCGACGATGGCGGCGGACGCAGACCCGTTCTTGGCTACGGCGGAGTCCGAGGAGTTGAAGAGGCCGAGGTAGCCGCCGGTGGCGCCGAGTGTGGCGCGGCTGGCGGAGACGAAGAACGCGATGCCGTCGCCCCCCGCGGCGCCCGCGTTGGGGTTGGCGATGACGAAGGAGAACCTGGCAGCGAACGACGTGACGGCGGTGGCATTGGAGGCTGTCGCGGTGTGGCCCCGGAACGCGACGGGCTTGGTACAGAGGACGGTGCCGGCGCTGGAGTAAGGCACGCCGGTCTCCCGCGTCAGCCCGACGGAGCCGTTGCGGAGGAAGGAGTCCCCCAGCAGCGTGAGGTCCGCGAAGGACAGCGTGGCAGAGTCGAGGGCGACGTTCTTGGCCGCCGACGGTGCCAAAACAGCTGCAGCGGCGGCGGGTGGCGCCGTCAGCGTTAGCAGCAAGAACGGCAATAAACGGAGGAGAGCGGCGGCCATCGGTGGTGGTGGGCAGAAAACGGATGAGAGAAGCTGTGGGGCTCGCTTCTGGTTTAATGCGAGCTGGGTTTGTGAACACGAGGAGGAGCAGAGGTGGAACAGAGCATGGTGGGAGCTTGGCGGGTGGGAGCAGATTAGCAGAAGGGGGAGACGCGCAGGGGATTTGGGGTGTTCTTTAGGAGGCAACGGTCGGATTGGCCCTTTTGAACGCAACGGTCGGGAGGGGACCGTACTATTGGGCTGGACGGATGAGGGTCTGCTCGGCCCATGGTGCTGCTAGGCTGTACTTCTCCAATCTCCAGGGGAATGTATGGCCGGGCTATAGGATCCGGAGGCAACGGATAGGTCTACCTTTTGAATTTGTCATTTTGTTTTATGCTCTCGTTCTttgaaagttgttccatatgacattttTGAATTATTTGAGCATTGTAATGAAAATTTATCATTCTGTTATATATTTTGATTATTTCCATACCTAAATTCGATTGTTCTATGTTGTATATTTTGAACGTTCCCATAATAGCATTTTTCCTTCTCTAATCTAAATATAAGTCCATCTAAGTTTGTACCATGCCAAATATTTTTGTAACTCGAAGTACCATGTAAAAGTATACTATCAAAATGAAAATAATTGTACTATATACTATAAGGATAGTTGTCATAATGAACCTAATGTAGTTTCCACCTCTCTTTGGTTTCTTTGTGATTGTTGAACTGGAGTTGGGATTCATCAGGATTTCAACTGCTTTCTTTCCTAACGGCCCTTTCCATTTTCTCATTTTGGCACATATAAGATAATAAGAACACAAGTGTTAGTTGTCCTTGCTCTGAAAGAAATACTATTAAACAAAGAGACATAATCTTAATGTTACCAAGGCCACGTTTAGTTTGGTGTCCGATTCGGCGCCGCCAAATTCAGGGAGGTACtgtaggctcaaaacgttcgtctcgtaaagtacaacaaaactgtgcaattagtttttgatttcgtcaacatttagtactccatgcatgtaccgcaagtttgatgtgacggggaatcttctttttgcatagtgccaaagttgggaatttggtggaactaaacaggacCCAATTCATGAATCTGAAGCATGTTACTGTGTATTGCTTCAGGACAGAGCACAAGCATGTTATTGCTTCAGGAATCAGAAGCATTCTTATATCTGGTGCTACTTTACAGTTTGCAGAAAgaacatattttttctttttgcagTGCCTCTAAATGGTTTAGCTGGCCACTCCATAGCCTTCATAATCAGGCAGAATATTGTTTAAAACAATTATTCACAGAAAAAAAAGGAATGAATAATTTTTACCGCATCCCAGTGTTACCCACTTATCTTTAGTTATGCTTTCTAGTATTCCTTGAGTTACTCTGCGTGTGTTCTAGTGGATAGTGTGTGTAACTGCAAATGCTCTTCTCAGACTTTCAAAGTTATGGTTTACTCTAGTGCAGTTATTGGAATTACTTTCAAAAAAAGTTCAGCGATCAAGTATTCTCAATATATTTACTTTTTTAATTGAGATTATTATTTTTCCAAACTTTGTGGCTGAAACAAATCAAATATTGTTTGGTGCTAATTACCTGACAGGAGCAAAAAAGccagtttctttctttctttctttctttctttctttctttctttctttctttcaggGTGAATCATTCAACAGTTCTTCAGAAGATGCACCGTATCATGATGTTTGCTCTATAGTTTTTTTTTGCAATATAATGAAATTTATGAACAATCTTTTGTTAACAAATATTTTGCCGCCCTTAAATATTATGCGGATCTAGTGACCAGAGCTTTTAATTTATATCACGGTATTCGAGATGGGGCTTCTTGAATCTGCCTGCACACTTGACTGCACCTATGGGTTTTTTTTCATccttctttggacaacctatgcATATGCCAAGGCAATGGTAGTTCGACTAATGTATTtggatatattatttttagctgTGTACATGTTGTCctctgtttttattttattttgttgtCATTACAGAGCAGATGATCAATTCAAGTTCTTTGTTAGTTTTTTGAAGTTATGGAAGATGATTTCACAATTATGCCCTAGAGAAGAAATAAGAGATAATTTCAAGCCAAAAAAGTGCATTTATTTTTTCCATGAGGGTGCTACTTTGTTGACAAGTCCTTGTCCTCATTATTTATCAAACATTTTGTTATCAGATATGAGGAGCCGGAATAATATATTGTCATGTGTTCATGTATGCACGTCTATCTATTTGGGGCTgtccaatttatttattttttctataaaGCTTTCTTGGTTATTTTCTTGAGGTTTAGAGATTTTTcttatttcttaatttatttctaATTTATTTTGGCTTCTTACGTATGCCATGATGTACTTATACTATTCTAAGCAAACTACCACGTATCCACCTTTCAAATAATACTTAAAATTCATAGTAGTCAACCTGGACGTGGAGAATGGGTGGTCACATGGACCCCTCAATCCACGCTTGGGTGAAATTACCTGTGGGAGATTTACACATGCCTGCAGCCAAACAAAGCCAAAAACAAGTACAAGTTTTTATGGTAAATGGTGACAGCTTTAGTTGGGAACTAACGTTAGGATGACAGGCTAGCGCGCCCCGCCAAACAACTTGTCATCAAAACATTGGCGGCACGGCTTTGTAATCATATTGGTGATATTTTGAACAGTCCATTGAGTGTTTGTGTAGGCGAGCCAAAATTATGTTGAACCAAAGACTAGCCCCTAAATGCTGTCGACAACAAAAAATTTGGTAAGATGACCTGATCTCCAATTCAATGGGGCTCTGATCCCACACCTAAATCAAAAAGAAACCGAGCAAAATAAAACAACTGAAATTTATAGCTTGTAGGAGTGTATATCAGAAAATTACTGTGGTCGATCAAGCAATGTTGAGTAAGCCATAATTTGTGGCAATATTGAGTTGAAGTAGGTATCAGGGGCACGAAGCCTGCAGCGAGAATCTTTCCTACATAAATTTTGTCGTCGCGTTTCATGCTCTGAAATAAATAGTCAGAGCAAAGAATATGACATCACGGACACAGCTCGTCGAAGTACGTAAGCATGTTTCTTATGTAGAGATGTAGTTAACGTTGACCCTCGAAACAAAACATTTGTTGTTCACGCACACTCGCCCCTTCTTTCACAATTTTGGTCGTATTCTCTATCCTACACATAGCAACAAAGAGCTTTCTGCAGCCTTGTCTGTGTATATTAATACGGCTAGAGAACTTCTTCAATTTCATTATTGTACCAATGTTTATGAtcacgttcgcttcgctgaaaaaacaagccgaaacactgttttggctgatttgttgtgagaggaaaacattgttccagctaaaaaaataagctaaaaaagaTGGTCCTTTATGGGCTTTGCTATGGTACCCTCATTGCCTAGTAAGAGGTAAGAGTTCAAATAAATCCAAGCCCTTGAATATTAGGAGAAATAAAAttataataaaaagaaaaaataaataacgaATTGTTTCCTTTTATCTGCATGTGTACATGCAATTTGTTTCCTTTTGGTTGCAACCAACGGCCACACACTTCATGGAAGGCCATCGGGCAAGAGATAATTTCGCAGTCATTCCATGACATACTATTTTTATGTTTCTTAATTGGGCATGGTCACGTTAGAACAAAAAAATGTTGAAAATGAAACGAATTCCAATTTCCTGTTCATTCGTCACGTTCCAACAAAtaatataaattttacaaaatcATGTTGGGTCACATTTTATATTTTTAGTTAGAAAACAATGTTACACCAGTGTCATTTTACATTAGGTAGGTACGAAAGTTaaattagttatagtaatctgtGCAACTATTCCATACCTCTCATTATGTCATGATACATATCAGTTTGTCACGTTATAAAAATTAAATCTATACGCATAACATTCTAAACTAAGAATTATAATAGGATTACAAAGAACGTACTATGTATTAGTTCTAACTATAAATCATTGTATTATatacaataaaataaaatatggcTACACATGTGTGAAGTGTGTGTTCCACCGCTATGCATGTGTCCTTGTCTATGTTATTATTTATTAAACACTTGAGATCATGTTAGGAAAGTTAGATCATGCATGCATATTAGATCTAATAGGAAGATATTTTCCTTATATATTCTATAACCTCTTCGGAGGTAATATGTGATAATTGCCATTCATATGGATGGTTTTATTTGGATGCACTATAGCAAAAATATTTTTCATGGAGAAATTGTACCAAAGCAATGTTTATTAACTTTGATAGTTCTTTGGTTACAACAACAAATTGTGGCAAGATTTCCATCCATTAGATTAAGCTCCACATGCCAATGACTAAAAAAAAGTGTGATAGGAGTTGACAAAATTTTGGTGCATGTAACTAAGGAAGTGTTTGGTATGGATTCTCAAACAATTCCAGGAGCTATTCTGCATGCAATTTCACTTTCACCAAACGGGGTAAAAAGCGAGGTGCTCCATGGCTGGAGCCCCGCGAGACGTGTTGAGACAAGCCAAGGGCAGCAGGTGGAGCTAAAATGAGTAGCTTGCACCGGCTCTTTCTCTCAAATCTACTAAGATAAGCTATTATACCAAATATTTTTCCAAAAtagcttcagttccactagtaaAGCTGCTTGTACAGCAGAAACTAAAAATAGCTACTCGACCAATAAAGAAGAACACTATACCAAATGAGGCCTGATATTTTATCATTTTGAACACTTAACCTGTGACACGTGTGataaatttttatggcaaatagTGACAATTTTGATGCACCACCGAACATAGTCATTAAAACATGGCGGTTTTTTCGCCACCACAGCTTTGTGCTCCTATTGGTGAGATTTTGCCCAGTTCATTGAGTGTTGGAGTATCATTTTGAGCACTTCACCTTTGACACGTGTGATACATTTATGGCAAATAGTGACAATTTTGACGCACCACCGAACAAATTGTCATCAAAACATGGATGTTTTTTCGCCTCCATAGCTTTGTGCTCCTATTGGTGTGATTTTGCACAATCCATTGAGTGTTGGCGTATCATTTTGAGCACTTAACCTTTGACACGTGTGATAAGTTTTTATGGCAAATAGTGATAATTTTGATGCACCACTGAATAATTTGTCATCAAAACATGGCGGTTTTTTTGCCATCAGAGCTTTGTGCTCCTATTAGTGAGATTTTGCACAGTCCATTGAGCATTGGCATATCATTTTGAGCACTTAACCTTTAACACGTGTGATAAGGTTTTATGGCAAATAGTGACAATTTTAATGTACCACCGAACAAATTGTCATCAAAACATGACGGTTTTTTTTGGCACCACAGCTTTGTGCTCCTATTGGTGAGATTTTGCATAGTCCATTGAGTGTTGGCGTATCATCTTGAGCACTTAAACTTTGACACGTGTGATAAGTTTTTATGGCAAATAGTGACAATTTTGACGCACCACCGAATAATTTGTCATCAAAACATGGCGGTTTTTTCGCCATCACAACTTTGTGCTCCTATTGGTGAGATTTTGCACAGTTCATTCAGTGTTGGCGTATCATTTTAAGCACATAACCTTTGACACGTGTGATAAGTTTTTATGACAAATAGTGACAATTTTGACGCACCACCGAACAAATTGTCATAAAAATATGGCAGTTTTTTCGCCACCACAGTTTTGTGCGCCTATTGGTGAGAGTTTGCACAGTCCACTATTGGTTGTTGGCGTATCATTTTGGGCACTTAACCTTTGACACGTGTGataaatttttatggcaaatagTGAAAATTTTGACGCACCACCGAACAATTTGTCATCAAAACATGGTGGTTTTTTCGCCAGCATAGCTTTGTGCTCCTGTTGGTGAGATTTTGCACAGTCCAGTAAGTGTTGGTGTATCATTTTGAGCACTTAACCTTTGACACACGTGataaatttttatggcaaataaTGATAATTTTGACGCACCCTCAAACAATTTGTCATCAAAACATGGCAGTTTTTCGCCACCGCAGTTTTGTGCTCCTATTGGTGAGATTTTGCACAGTCCATTGAGTGTTTACGTATCATTTTGAGCACTTAACCTTAGACACATGTGataaatttttatggcaaatagTGGCAATTTTGATGCACCACCGAACAATTTGTCATCAAACACATGGTGGTTTTTTCGCCATCACAGCTTTGTGATTCTATTGGTGAGATTTTGCACAGTCCAGTCAGTGGTATCATTTTGAGCACTTAACCTTTGACATGTGTGataaatttttatggcaaataaTGACAATTCTGGTGCACCACCGAACAATTTATCATCAAAACATGATTTTTTTGGCACCCGGCTTTGTGCTCCTATTGGTGAGATTTTGCACAATCCATTGAGTGTTGGCGTGGGCCAAAAATTTGAACCGAAGTAGCCCAATGCAACCAACAACAAAATTTGGTAAGATATGACCTGCTCTCTAATTCAAAGGGGCTCTGATCCCAAACCTAAACCAAAAATAAACCCAGTAGAGAAAACCCATCAGAAAATTAATGTGGTCGATCGAGCAATGTTGAATAAGCTATATTTTGTGACAACATTGAGTTGAAGTATGTTTTAGGGGCACGAAGCCTGCACCGAGGATCTTTCCTACATAATCTTTCTCGTCAGGTTTCATTTGAATAAATAGCAAGAGCAATTAAGATGGCATCACGTATTAGCCCGGCCAGaatagtgttatcctaaacgctaacgTTAAACGGTCAGCCACCCTCTGTTTAGAGTTTAGACGGTTTAGATGACCGACTAGACGGTTTAAATGTTTTGCACTGTAGCTGTAAATATACATGTAAAATGATATTTTTATACAAAATTTTAAATACAATTTAAGGAAAACAATTATACATAGAGTGACACACATAGTCATATAGATCTCGTTTAAATATCACCCAAATTTCCCCACCACACATGCAAGCCCAATTTCACCCACCCAAAAAGTTCACCAAACACTCAAACTTGCATGGTTTATCACCTAAACGATAGTTTAAACACATATTTTTGACGTTTGCACTCGTTTAGGCACCGTTTAATGCCATCGTTTAAATGGTTTTTTGACCAGTTTGACCATTTAGACGCGTCTAGCATTTAATTTAGTGACTAGGGTCTAATTAAACGGAACGCCCCTACGGAACGCGAAACCACTTTTTAGCGTTTAAATACGTGTAGACGACAGTTTAAAcgcgtttaggcgaacactgggcCAGAGTACGCAAGCATGTTAATGTAGAGATGTAGTTGACTCGGCCTTGAACCAAAACTTTTGTTCACACACAATTTTTGTCGTATTCTCTATCCTATACATCAGGTTGCACATAGGTAGATGGTATAATAATGAGACTTCTTCCCCCACCAACTAACTACATAAACTTGGAGTAATAATAGTGTAATACGTATGGACATATATAGCAACAAAGAGCTAGTGACAGCCTTGTAGACGCGAAACTGAAGCCAGCCGTTTGCTGCATTAATTATTTGGTTTCTTCTGCTCCCGGCGGGAAGTGATGAAGTGGCCAGCCGGTTACGTAACGTAGCTGAGGGAGAAACGAAACTAACACGATGGCCATGCGaggccccgtttggcacggcttctGCAGGGGCCTGTTCATCTGACAAAACACTGTAGCACAAAGCCAGCTTTCCTTTTCCAGCTTTTCTATCTCACTGTAGCGTGCGTGCTGTAGCACGCGGGGGAAGCTAAGAAAAACGGCTTCTCCGGCTTCGATGAGCAGTGCCGATGTCAGTGagagggggaggggaggagggagAAAACCTGCTTCGTGCTACAACATTGCTACAGTGCCGATGTCAGATAAACCGGAGCCGGCGTGAGCCGTGCCAAACGAGGCCTAAATGTACCCGCGGTTCCTAAGCCGCCGACGGCAACAGAGACGCGATGCCATTCCACGGTCCACGGCAGCCGCGCGCGCTACTGCACGGACGTCAAGCGCGCGGCAGTTTCGTCTGGAGCGCACAGCATGCTGTCACACCGGTCGGCCTGTCAGACGACCTCGGCCGTGCACGTACATAGCTCCAAAACCTATTCAAGGCTGCCACGGCCACTTTCCCAACCGACGCGCAGAGAGAGAGATAGATTAATTAATTTCCAGTAAATCCAGCACAGGACGTACTACAGAAGCATGCATATGTATGCATGCAANNNNNNNNNNNNNNNNNNNNNNNNNNNNNNNNNNNNNNNNNNNNNNNNNNNNNNNNNNNNNNNNNNNNNNNNNNNNNNNNNNNNNNNNNNNNNNNNNNNNaggtgacataggcacgtggtgctagggtctaaaaagaattcccagttaagttgagaatccaatcgtcgtacaagcgatacgagctgcaccggcaggtgcatagTACCgataggacgccgtggcctcgtcaccaaggacttcgccgtcctcctcatctgcatcttggtcttcttcgtcctcaatgtcagaggtgctgatgtaaccatcttctgtagcaatatatgcccgctgacttgggcagtccttctgcacatggccaatgccatggcagcggtggcactgaatacccgaagtgcgtcccgtcgatgcaacggatgaggaactcttggtaggcacctgcaaagaatttttacctgaatctgaaggtcgtgcgggaggtgtcttaggtgtagcagaaactccagaggctgttggtcgcttgctcgctggtggaggcgtccgaaaagtggttggcttggtcagccccgaagatggtgccgagcgtggcgtgtatgtgccggtgctgaccttgctcttgccctgctgttcacgcccctgcaactccttttctgcaagcatagcaaactgaaaacaactggttgacagtgttaaattctttataatcaacaatgtcctgaatgtcacgcctcaaaccagaataaaaacgacaaatggcatcttcgtttccctctacaacactacagcgcatcaatcccttttggagctcaccatagtaatcctgtacagatttatctccttgttctaaacgcatcaatttcttacgcaagtctctatgataagaaggaggaacaaaacgatcacgcatggctaccttaagttcttcccatgtaccaggtaaagcatcctgtgcagctagcccattccaccaaataatggcaaaatccttaaactcactagtagcttgtctaactctatgctgctcaggtacaaggtgggcactaaacttttgttctaccgtcatctcccaatcaagatatccctcagcatcataatgacccgaaaaagatggtattgtgaacttaatcttagcatagggatcatcgggcacacggtgattattacct
The nucleotide sequence above comes from Miscanthus floridulus cultivar M001 chromosome 18, ASM1932011v1, whole genome shotgun sequence. Encoded proteins:
- the LOC136522553 gene encoding probable L-type lectin-domain containing receptor kinase S.7, encoding MAAALLRLLPFLLLTLTAPPAAAAAVLAPSAAKNVALDSATLSFADLTLLGDSFLRNGSVGLTRETGVPYSSAGTVLCTKPVAFRGHTATASNATAVTSFAARFSFVIANPNAGAAGGDGIAFFVSASRATLGATGGYLGLFNSSDSAVAKNGSASAAIVAVEFDTMANLEFADPSDNHVGLDLGSPLSVATVDLAASGIDLKSGNLTTAWIDYRSADRRLEVFLSYAANAKPKRPVLSVAVDLSPYLKEAMYVGFSASTEGSTQQHTIKEWTFQTFGFPPTANSSFESNATSNSSEQAAPASNTPNSHKRVGLALGILGPVALAVSFVFFAWVSIKKHIELTSRNDAAFSPELLKGPRKFSYKELSAATRGFHTSRVLGKGAFGTVYKAAMPGPAATTYAVKRSTKAHQGRSEFVAELSVIACLRHKNLVLLEGWCDEKGELLLVYEYMPNGSLDKALYGEPCTLSWLQRYTVAAGIASVLSYLHQECEQRVIHRDIKTSNILLDGNLSPRLGDFGLARLMDHNKSPVSTLTAGTMGYLAPEYLQSGKATEQTDVFSYGVVLLEVCCGRRPIDKDECGAGGGGGKNVNLVDWVWRLHGEDRLIEAADARLAGEFDKDEMLRLLLVGLSCANPNCEERPAMRRVVQILNREAEPAPVPRKKPLLVFSSSASMKLQEIAFSCGDDVRGGYSVAKPTSPKSEGADIER